A section of the Aigarchaeota archaeon genome encodes:
- a CDS encoding DUF998 domain-containing protein, whose amino-acid sequence MFRVKIIGIFGLLSLIIAYFSIALSISVSPWFNWVENALSDLGARPPSSPIFNLGLMLSSILALLFSIGLRRLYRGTSGAVGIALYALSTISLFMIGFFPENAGIIHYYVSVAFFVFVALTLIAFGIYHLISRPRSITMGIVLLVLSVLAIVVWLFPWKGVAIPELISSLTISTFVIISSVRILTTRGQ is encoded by the coding sequence ATGTTCAGAGTAAAGATAATTGGAATTTTTGGATTATTAAGTCTCATAATAGCGTACTTCTCCATAGCATTGAGTATTTCAGTATCGCCTTGGTTTAACTGGGTAGAAAACGCCCTAAGTGATTTGGGTGCAAGACCGCCCTCAAGTCCTATATTCAATTTAGGGCTAATGCTGTCTTCCATATTGGCCCTTCTTTTCTCAATAGGTTTGAGAAGGCTTTATAGGGGTACTTCGGGTGCGGTTGGTATCGCGCTCTATGCACTAAGTACAATCTCGCTCTTTATGATAGGGTTCTTTCCGGAAAATGCAGGAATAATACACTATTACGTCTCGGTTGCTTTCTTCGTTTTCGTGGCACTAACATTAATAGCCTTTGGTATATACCACTTAATCTCTCGCCCTCGCTCAATAACGATGGGCATAGTATTGTTGGTTCTATCCGTCTTGGCGATAGTGGTTTGGCTCTTTCCATGGAAAGGGGTGGCCATTCCGGAACTAATATCATCCCTAACGATTTCAACATTTGTTATTATCTCATCGGTTAGGATATTAACTACACGAGGACAATAA
- a CDS encoding orc1/cdc6 family replication initiation protein, translated as MNREADFQWKIWGARLDPLSDILSTSSKKTIFKNRNVLRSDYLPDSLPHRWEHIRQLGEILAPVFNNARPSNVFIYGKTGTGKTAVVKYTFKRFNEETLRNNLPLKFVYINCRMAGTEYRVLTELCAAIGQKVPFTGLSKAEVFNRFISGLSSSNLMVIVCLDEVDILVKNFGDDLLYELTRVNESLNNGHVALVGVSNDLMFKNMLDPRVLSSLSEEEIVFHPYTASELMDILSERATLAFNEGTISQDIIALCAALAAAEHGDARRALDLLRVAGEVAERAGAQKVEEKHVRMAQGIIERGRVFEALSSLPLHSRLVLLSVVLAIKNGNEITSGTLYAVYKELCELLGIEPLTDRRTSSLLSELNMLGVLDCELVSLGRYGRTRKIFLTLPLDEVVGVFEKDDVLSNMLGYVPTSLKKRNT; from the coding sequence ATGAACAGAGAAGCAGATTTCCAATGGAAAATATGGGGTGCCCGGCTAGATCCACTATCGGACATCCTATCTACTTCATCCAAAAAAACAATATTCAAAAACAGAAACGTCCTAAGGTCGGACTATCTACCCGATAGCTTACCACATAGATGGGAACATATTAGACAACTGGGTGAAATACTTGCACCGGTATTCAACAACGCTAGACCATCAAACGTCTTTATATATGGAAAGACAGGTACGGGCAAAACAGCCGTAGTTAAATATACCTTTAAACGCTTTAATGAAGAAACGCTCCGTAATAACTTACCGTTAAAATTCGTATACATCAACTGTCGTATGGCCGGCACGGAATACCGAGTATTAACAGAACTTTGTGCGGCAATAGGTCAAAAGGTACCTTTCACAGGTTTATCAAAAGCTGAAGTATTCAACAGATTCATATCCGGCCTTTCTTCGTCTAACTTAATGGTGATTGTTTGCCTAGACGAAGTTGATATTCTCGTCAAAAATTTTGGCGACGATCTACTCTACGAACTTACAAGAGTTAACGAATCTCTTAACAACGGACACGTCGCCCTTGTCGGAGTTTCAAACGATTTAATGTTCAAAAATATGCTAGATCCACGGGTGCTAAGCAGCTTAAGCGAAGAGGAGATAGTCTTCCATCCCTATACGGCCTCTGAACTCATGGATATATTGAGCGAAAGGGCGACCCTTGCATTTAATGAGGGTACAATTTCTCAGGATATAATAGCGTTATGTGCAGCGCTTGCAGCCGCAGAACACGGTGATGCCAGGAGGGCTTTAGACCTACTAAGGGTGGCTGGTGAGGTAGCGGAAAGGGCCGGAGCCCAGAAGGTAGAGGAGAAACACGTAAGGATGGCTCAAGGGATAATTGAAAGAGGAAGGGTTTTTGAGGCTTTATCGTCTCTTCCTTTACACAGCAGGCTAGTTTTACTTTCTGTAGTATTAGCGATAAAGAATGGGAATGAAATAACCTCAGGGACCCTATATGCGGTCTATAAAGAGTTGTGTGAACTACTTGGTATAGAACCTTTGACGGACAGAAGGACTAGCAGTTTGCTATCAGAATTGAATATGTTAGGGGTATTGGACTGTGAACTCGTAAGCCTCGGAAGATATGGTAGGACTAGGAAGATATTCCTTACATTACCTTTAGATGAGGTCGTTGGTGTCTTTGAGAAAGACGACGTACTTTCAAACATGTTAGGATACGTGCCTACTTCCCTTAAAAAACGTAATACATAA
- the pstC gene encoding phosphate ABC transporter permease subunit PstC gives MAAIIRKSIFIFLGSFALFLVLILPFYFFGELYGASEFFSKFSFLDFILGHEWSLPEQKYGALQAIYGTLITAGLALLITTPVSIAAAVAMSELLPEWLSERLGIIVDMIAAIPSVVVGLWGILSLGPFLSDTLYKFLMENLGFLPIFQTTTLTAYNKLTAALILGYMIMPFAVSVIKENLRLVPLEIKEAAYALGFTKWEVIRIMLSYIKPGIFAALMLALGRAVAEAVAVSMVIGNTCNFSISLLEPACTLTTLIINNFAEATGTEAAALIGLGLVLFIISISLVLISRLIYSKVFGGYMR, from the coding sequence ATGGCCGCGATAATAAGAAAATCCATTTTTATTTTTCTTGGAAGTTTTGCTCTATTCTTAGTCCTCATCCTACCGTTCTACTTCTTCGGTGAGCTTTATGGGGCTTCTGAGTTCTTTTCAAAGTTTTCTTTTCTAGATTTCATTTTAGGTCATGAGTGGAGCCTACCTGAACAGAAATACGGTGCACTTCAAGCTATTTACGGTACTCTTATTACGGCAGGCTTAGCACTACTGATTACTACTCCGGTGAGCATAGCGGCAGCGGTAGCCATGTCCGAGTTGCTACCTGAGTGGTTGTCAGAAAGATTAGGAATAATCGTCGATATGATAGCGGCGATTCCAAGCGTCGTTGTGGGACTTTGGGGAATCCTAAGTTTGGGACCATTCCTTTCTGACACGCTCTATAAATTCTTAATGGAAAATTTGGGATTTCTACCGATATTCCAAACAACAACGCTAACGGCATACAATAAACTGACTGCGGCACTCATACTTGGCTACATGATAATGCCCTTCGCCGTATCAGTTATAAAAGAAAACCTACGTTTGGTGCCCTTGGAGATAAAAGAGGCGGCTTATGCTCTCGGGTTCACCAAGTGGGAAGTCATACGCATTATGTTAAGCTACATTAAGCCAGGAATATTTGCAGCACTTATGCTAGCGCTCGGAAGGGCGGTAGCCGAGGCTGTGGCTGTTTCCATGGTCATAGGCAACACATGTAATTTTTCGATCTCCCTATTAGAGCCGGCATGCACCCTAACCACACTCATAATCAACAACTTTGCTGAGGCTACGGGTACCGAGGCCGCGGCACTTATAGGACTCGGTTTGGTCCTATTCATAATTTCGATTTCGTTGGTTCTTATATCTAGATTGATATACAGTAAAGTATTTGGAGGGTATATGAGGTGA
- a CDS encoding phosphate uptake regulator, PhoU, with translation MKRLLDDGLEKLTNMILDMASISSNVVEMAIDGYVSGRDVSKDVFRTSNQLRVLEDEVVELGIELIARYQPVAGDLRYIRSCMEIAYGFFRYGRYAYDISQVLNMFGDLSECNKEIVKQTGKKVCEMINISVTAFRNKDVELAKKLELMDDEVDKAYIGFVKQAIENPLSGKKCDMATMLILRYLERIADHATYIGESVKYIVTGDRYHK, from the coding sequence TTGAAGAGGCTTTTGGATGATGGGTTAGAAAAGCTCACTAACATGATACTGGACATGGCGTCAATCAGTAGCAATGTTGTCGAGATGGCCATTGATGGTTACGTGAGTGGTCGCGACGTTTCTAAGGATGTATTTCGAACGTCTAACCAGTTACGTGTCCTCGAAGACGAAGTAGTAGAGTTGGGCATAGAATTGATCGCAAGATATCAGCCTGTCGCAGGTGACCTCCGCTACATTCGTTCGTGTATGGAGATCGCGTATGGCTTCTTTAGGTACGGAAGATATGCCTATGACATATCCCAGGTTCTCAATATGTTCGGCGATTTGAGCGAGTGTAACAAAGAAATAGTTAAGCAAACAGGTAAAAAAGTATGCGAGATGATAAACATAAGCGTAACTGCTTTCAGGAACAAAGACGTTGAACTAGCTAAAAAATTAGAGCTAATGGACGACGAGGTTGACAAAGCTTACATAGGGTTTGTTAAGCAAGCCATCGAGAACCCGTTGTCCGGAAAGAAATGTGATATGGCTACAATGCTGATTTTACGATACTTAGAGAGGATAGCAGACCACGCTACCTATATAGGCGAATCCGTAAAGTACATTGTAACCGGCGATAGATATCATAAGTAA
- a CDS encoding sugar phosphate isomerase/epimerase: MFIGFMNNPWLPVLSEVEFAIEKKFDFIEITVEYPEAMPERLLPLCEEIKFLLRKSGLSIICHVPWYFHIAHPYPSIRMCYVSETLNVIEMARALDANRVVLHTEFTEGLPSKYFGEKRNEMLRNFSLSLEKIKEKANEYGIMIMLENTDDKAASLDELLWLLDSNNIKATLDVGHAFSNYRGDNKALIDFIKALGIRIGHVHLSDNFGSEDLHLPIGVGKVCWQEALSELKDLGYGGGITLEVHSPDRDYLLLSRDKVLKILRDLG, translated from the coding sequence ATGTTCATAGGTTTTATGAATAATCCCTGGCTGCCTGTGTTAAGTGAAGTCGAATTCGCTATAGAGAAAAAATTCGACTTCATAGAAATAACAGTCGAGTATCCTGAAGCTATGCCAGAAAGGCTGCTGCCTCTTTGCGAAGAGATAAAGTTTTTACTCAGGAAAAGCGGGCTGAGCATCATATGTCACGTGCCCTGGTATTTTCACATAGCGCATCCTTATCCAAGCATAAGAATGTGTTACGTCTCAGAGACGTTAAATGTCATAGAGATGGCAAGAGCTTTAGATGCAAATAGGGTAGTCCTCCACACAGAATTTACTGAAGGGCTTCCATCAAAATATTTTGGAGAAAAACGAAACGAGATGCTCAGAAACTTCTCATTGAGTCTAGAGAAGATAAAAGAGAAAGCGAACGAGTATGGTATTATGATCATGCTGGAAAATACGGATGACAAGGCTGCTTCGCTCGACGAGCTACTCTGGCTACTCGATTCGAATAATATTAAGGCAACACTTGACGTAGGTCATGCGTTCTCGAATTACCGTGGTGATAATAAAGCATTAATAGATTTCATAAAAGCGCTTGGTATTAGAATAGGTCACGTCCACTTAAGCGACAATTTTGGCTCCGAAGATCTACATTTACCGATAGGTGTAGGTAAAGTATGTTGGCAAGAGGCTCTGTCCGAACTCAAAGATTTAGGATATGGCGGGGGCATCACTTTAGAAGTCCATTCACCGGATAGAGACTACCTGCTGTTGAGCAGGGATAAAGTTCTAAAGATTTTACGAGATCTAGGGTGA
- a CDS encoding DUF401 family protein translates to MEQLILLIGALIGILLAIAIFRVNIGISLFFGTLFFALMTQPPHKLLNTLFLTLINETTALLIIISIEIVFFVNLYSATKMIDEAQHYIMMKIRRPKLIAVAIPSFLGLLPIAGGALLSAPFVDKVGNDLGLSKGEKVFINVWYRHTLLLAYPINDALVLTVVLTSIKLSDLILVLLPSMFIMFVCGFPLLIKRKEHTTIELSERHSSGVSLVPFISAVIVATILSTVLNMGLYGIALGTAVGIIGVLLIGKPNGVSILRSFVDKRTLTIALVLYSAMLLRGIIISTSVAASINRFSHMFPQLLIEILFPFFLGYMLASISGAVALSFATFAAGMTLTMYDIALIYGSAFIGYTVSPFHLCLVFTAEYLKTNITSAYRYMLPAAAITVASLIVLMFV, encoded by the coding sequence GTGGAGCAGCTGATCCTCTTAATCGGGGCACTTATAGGCATACTTCTTGCAATCGCCATATTTAGGGTAAATATCGGCATATCTTTGTTTTTTGGTACCCTGTTCTTTGCCCTCATGACCCAGCCACCTCACAAACTACTGAACACATTATTTTTAACACTTATTAATGAAACGACTGCTTTATTGATAATAATCTCAATAGAAATTGTCTTCTTCGTGAACCTTTATTCTGCTACAAAAATGATTGACGAAGCTCAACATTACATCATGATGAAGATTCGAAGACCTAAGCTTATTGCGGTGGCCATTCCTTCATTCTTAGGTCTTCTACCAATAGCGGGCGGAGCCCTTCTTTCCGCACCCTTCGTTGATAAGGTTGGCAACGATCTTGGACTAAGTAAAGGTGAGAAAGTTTTCATAAATGTATGGTATAGACATACGTTGCTTTTAGCTTATCCGATCAACGATGCTCTCGTACTTACTGTTGTCCTAACTTCTATCAAACTATCGGATTTGATATTAGTTTTACTTCCATCGATGTTCATAATGTTTGTATGTGGTTTCCCATTACTTATAAAAAGAAAAGAGCACACGACCATAGAACTTTCTGAACGGCACTCTAGCGGCGTATCACTTGTTCCATTCATATCAGCAGTTATCGTTGCCACAATTTTATCAACGGTCCTTAATATGGGACTCTACGGGATAGCGTTGGGAACTGCGGTAGGCATAATCGGCGTGTTACTAATAGGAAAACCGAACGGTGTGAGTATTTTAAGATCGTTCGTGGATAAAAGGACGTTGACAATAGCGCTCGTGCTTTACTCTGCCATGCTTTTGAGGGGAATTATCATAAGTACTAGTGTGGCGGCATCAATTAACAGATTTAGCCATATGTTTCCACAGCTTCTCATTGAAATATTGTTTCCGTTCTTTTTGGGTTATATGTTAGCTTCTATATCTGGAGCCGTCGCTCTTTCATTCGCTACATTTGCGGCCGGGATGACGCTAACTATGTATGATATTGCTTTGATTTATGGCTCCGCATTTATAGGCTACACAGTTTCGCCGTTTCACCTTTGTCTTGTTTTCACAGCAGAATACCTAAAAACTAATATCACGAGTGCTTATAGATACATGCTACCTGCGGCTGCTATAACTGTAGCTTCATTGATCGTCTTAATGTTCGTTTAA
- a CDS encoding DNA-directed DNA polymerase II small subunit produces MSSLDDNKKIIMAALRNGYHLTEKALEILRKLEDPIETLNIVIKHVREKDPHCIVLDAELIETLVQQTTKPQESKPIHNEEPFICPEVQIIQHYPEDVVIQGKLEEFYRYFHNRYIKLRKILEERGIKFMPLSEIVKLKKDQDAAAVVMVLDKKDTEKALVFECEDPSTNTSVFVPKKAGDVFTKAEMVLVDYVVGMKLRKVNDMLLVQDIIQPDVPINQKQTPPGPNAYVCFASDIHIGSKNFRKDLFESFLDWINRGRDGEVKRIGYVILCGDLVDGVGVYPGQEKELEVVSINEQFNMAAKLLSEIPGRIKLIYSPGNHEPVRKALPQPPLPETYKKILESGREITFVGNPAKILISNRLIYLYHGQSLDDLIQALPNVSYSTLHEKIGEILEVVLRARHLAPCYGQNTPILPLDDDPLVIEEVPDMLCTGHVHVAGVKSYKGVLLINSGCWQEQTSFQQSFGLKPTVGTAVLVNLTDMSTKIKLFS; encoded by the coding sequence TTGTCATCTTTGGACGACAACAAAAAAATAATAATGGCGGCGTTAAGGAATGGCTACCACTTAACCGAAAAAGCTCTGGAAATTTTGAGAAAGTTAGAAGATCCTATTGAAACATTAAACATAGTGATAAAACACGTAAGGGAGAAGGATCCACATTGTATAGTGCTTGATGCTGAACTTATTGAAACGTTAGTTCAACAAACGACGAAACCACAAGAATCCAAACCCATACATAATGAAGAACCTTTTATTTGTCCTGAGGTCCAAATTATTCAGCACTACCCTGAAGACGTCGTAATCCAAGGAAAACTTGAAGAATTTTATAGATATTTTCACAATCGTTACATAAAACTCAGAAAAATACTTGAGGAAAGGGGCATCAAGTTCATGCCCTTATCTGAAATTGTAAAATTGAAAAAAGATCAAGATGCTGCCGCCGTGGTTATGGTGTTGGACAAAAAGGATACGGAAAAAGCCCTGGTATTTGAATGTGAGGACCCTTCAACGAACACGTCGGTTTTCGTTCCAAAGAAAGCTGGAGATGTTTTTACAAAAGCTGAAATGGTGCTAGTTGACTACGTAGTGGGCATGAAATTAAGAAAGGTCAACGATATGCTTCTAGTCCAGGATATCATACAGCCAGACGTTCCGATAAACCAAAAACAAACTCCACCAGGGCCCAACGCATATGTTTGCTTCGCATCCGACATTCACATCGGAAGTAAAAATTTCCGGAAAGATCTGTTTGAGTCATTTCTTGATTGGATAAACAGGGGTAGAGATGGTGAGGTTAAGAGGATAGGGTATGTAATCTTATGTGGAGATTTAGTTGACGGTGTAGGTGTGTATCCTGGACAAGAAAAAGAACTTGAAGTCGTATCAATAAATGAGCAGTTCAATATGGCCGCTAAACTTTTATCAGAAATTCCTGGACGTATTAAATTGATATATTCGCCTGGAAATCATGAGCCGGTTAGAAAAGCTCTACCCCAGCCTCCACTACCAGAAACCTATAAAAAAATCTTAGAGAGTGGGCGTGAAATAACGTTCGTCGGCAACCCGGCAAAGATTTTAATTAGCAATAGACTCATATATCTGTACCACGGCCAAAGTCTTGACGATTTAATTCAAGCGTTGCCAAACGTTTCATATAGCACGTTACACGAAAAAATAGGTGAAATCCTAGAGGTTGTGTTACGGGCTAGACATCTGGCACCATGTTACGGTCAGAATACTCCCATATTACCGCTTGACGACGACCCCCTGGTTATCGAAGAGGTGCCCGACATGTTATGTACAGGTCACGTACATGTGGCCGGTGTTAAATCATACAAGGGCGTGTTGCTTATAAATTCAGGTTGTTGGCAAGAGCAAACGTCATTCCAACAAAGTTTTGGCCTTAAACCGACTGTCGGAACTGCTGTGCTTGTAAACCTGACCGATATGTCAACGAAGATAAAGCTTTTCAGTTAA
- a CDS encoding aldo/keto reductase, with protein MEYIELGKSGFRVSVIGLGTWQIGTRLWGWEKDYNEFDAIATIREAIDLGINFIDTAEIYGGGRSEEIIGKAIADRRDEVFIATKVWLTNLSYDKVIKAAERGLRRLGTDVIDLYQVHWPNPFVPIEQTMKAMERLVKEGKVRCIGVSNFSVNQLKRAQEALSSEEIVSNQVEYNLLNRKIEKDLLPYARQEKITIIAYSPLARGILTGKYAPGNVPRDLLRRVDILFSSENLKRANKIVEVLREIAERRGKSVSQVALNWLIKEPIVLAIPGAKKPTHVRVNVGAAGWRLTDDEIKKIDEASSSFKPEKLKSYASIPFRLLRFW; from the coding sequence ATGGAATATATAGAATTAGGTAAAAGCGGTTTTAGAGTTTCTGTAATAGGGCTGGGCACTTGGCAAATAGGAACAAGGCTCTGGGGATGGGAAAAAGACTACAACGAGTTTGATGCCATCGCTACGATCCGAGAGGCCATAGATTTAGGAATCAATTTCATAGATACTGCAGAAATATACGGTGGAGGGAGATCTGAAGAGATCATCGGAAAGGCCATAGCGGATAGAAGAGACGAAGTCTTTATAGCTACAAAAGTTTGGCTCACGAATCTTTCATATGATAAAGTTATTAAAGCGGCCGAGAGGGGTCTTAGGAGGTTAGGCACTGATGTAATAGATCTTTACCAAGTTCACTGGCCCAATCCTTTCGTCCCCATAGAACAAACGATGAAGGCCATGGAGAGGTTGGTTAAGGAGGGGAAAGTGAGGTGTATAGGCGTTAGTAATTTTTCAGTTAACCAATTAAAAAGGGCACAAGAGGCACTTTCTTCTGAGGAAATCGTCTCGAACCAAGTTGAGTATAATTTGCTAAACAGAAAAATCGAAAAAGATTTGCTACCTTATGCTAGACAAGAAAAGATTACGATCATCGCCTACAGTCCTTTGGCTAGGGGCATACTGACTGGGAAATATGCTCCTGGAAACGTTCCTAGAGATCTTCTAAGAAGGGTCGACATTTTATTCTCGTCTGAGAACCTGAAAAGAGCAAATAAAATCGTTGAAGTTTTGCGTGAAATCGCTGAGCGGCGAGGGAAGAGTGTGTCACAGGTCGCCCTCAACTGGTTAATAAAGGAGCCTATAGTCCTCGCGATACCCGGCGCAAAAAAACCGACACATGTGAGAGTAAATGTTGGTGCTGCCGGATGGAGGCTAACTGACGACGAGATAAAGAAAATAGACGAAGCTTCGAGTTCATTCAAACCCGAGAAGTTAAAAAGTTATGCTTCTATACCCTTTAGGCTGCTTAGATTTTGGTAA
- the pstA gene encoding phosphate ABC transporter permease PstA has product MILKRLRDMFYTVLAYLSLLLLIIPLGWILLECTVKGGYYILSRPVEFFIDIGRPPGVEGGGIGHAIQGSLYMLGLALLIGVPIGIFAGIYLAERKDSPIAKAARFVSDILVEFPTILVGIVTYIFLASKVTGILATGPAAFAASFALALIMIPIVARSVETSFLTIPNELREGAYALGLSSRQVIFRILLPAVKAGVVTGVLIGLAKIAGESAPIIVSNGISNFWFSKWTEPAPAIPVLIYVYGLSPFKAWQTQAWAASLFLLLLIMGVGFLARRFTKKLWTGV; this is encoded by the coding sequence GTGATTCTAAAGAGACTTAGAGATATGTTTTACACGGTCTTGGCATATCTGTCCCTTTTATTGTTAATCATCCCCCTGGGCTGGATACTTCTTGAGTGTACTGTGAAGGGAGGTTACTACATACTCAGTAGACCTGTTGAATTTTTCATAGACATCGGCAGGCCACCGGGCGTTGAGGGTGGAGGCATAGGACACGCGATACAGGGTTCTCTTTACATGTTGGGCCTAGCGTTGCTAATAGGTGTACCGATAGGCATATTTGCAGGCATATACTTAGCTGAGCGCAAGGACAGCCCTATAGCGAAGGCAGCCCGCTTTGTGAGTGACATCTTAGTTGAGTTTCCTACAATACTCGTCGGTATCGTGACTTACATATTCTTAGCGTCTAAGGTTACTGGAATATTAGCAACAGGTCCAGCGGCCTTCGCCGCATCGTTTGCACTAGCCTTAATCATGATACCCATAGTCGCTAGGAGTGTAGAGACATCATTCCTGACAATACCTAATGAGCTTAGAGAGGGCGCATATGCTCTTGGTCTTTCAAGTAGACAGGTCATCTTTCGGATACTTCTGCCCGCGGTTAAGGCTGGTGTTGTTACCGGTGTGTTAATAGGACTCGCGAAAATAGCTGGAGAATCTGCACCTATAATAGTCAGCAACGGCATAAGTAACTTCTGGTTCAGCAAGTGGACAGAACCAGCACCAGCCATACCAGTCCTTATATACGTCTATGGGTTATCACCATTCAAAGCATGGCAAACTCAGGCATGGGCAGCATCCCTATTCCTACTGTTACTGATAATGGGAGTTGGATTTTTAGCTAGGCGATTTACTAAAAAATTGTGGACGGGTGTATAA
- a CDS encoding phosphate ABC transporter ATP-binding protein, with product MLDNIAVSVKDLHLSIDNKEIIKGISIDFPRNAVTAIIGPSGSGKTMLLRSINRLIELLPKVKVSGKVWVRIGDKLHDAYALDPSYLRQKVGYVFQKPNPFPHLSILKNVTTGPMLNGIVKGKKNLEKLAEEKLKEAGLWDEVKDRLNDAAWKLSGGQQQRLCIARALALEPEIILFDEPTTGLDLYNTKRIEELMVRLKEKYTIIAVTHSVDQAGRIADFIAFIYDGKLIEFGPAASVLKSPANELTELFITGRVLDGVRI from the coding sequence TTGTTGGATAATATAGCCGTCAGTGTAAAAGACCTTCATTTAAGCATAGATAACAAAGAGATAATCAAAGGCATAAGCATAGACTTTCCTAGGAACGCTGTTACCGCTATAATAGGACCATCAGGTAGTGGAAAAACCATGTTGTTAAGAAGCATTAATAGGCTTATCGAGTTGCTGCCAAAGGTTAAAGTTTCGGGAAAGGTTTGGGTTAGGATAGGTGATAAACTTCACGATGCATATGCACTTGACCCGTCCTACCTTAGGCAAAAGGTGGGCTACGTATTTCAGAAACCAAACCCATTCCCTCATCTCTCAATCCTAAAGAACGTAACTACAGGGCCCATGCTTAACGGCATAGTCAAAGGTAAGAAAAACTTAGAGAAGCTAGCGGAAGAAAAACTAAAAGAGGCAGGACTATGGGATGAAGTGAAGGATAGGTTGAATGACGCGGCATGGAAGTTAAGTGGTGGTCAACAACAAAGACTTTGTATTGCAAGGGCTCTTGCACTCGAACCGGAAATCATACTATTTGACGAACCGACAACTGGTCTTGACTTATATAACACAAAGAGAATAGAGGAACTTATGGTTCGGCTGAAGGAAAAGTATACAATCATAGCGGTCACACACAGTGTTGATCAAGCGGGAAGGATAGCAGATTTCATAGCATTCATTTATGATGGTAAGTTGATAGAGTTTGGGCCAGCTGCATCCGTACTTAAGTCTCCAGCTAATGAGTTAACAGAATTGTTTATAACGGGCAGGGTTTTGGATGGTGTAAGGATTTGA